CCCCTGTGAGAGTTGTATCACATCACCGAGGAACGTGATTGTGGGGCCGGTACGCTCTGTTAATGCTGCCCGAAACCACCCGACATCATCGGATACTTCATCGGCACCAGCGACCGGCTGTCCGAGAACAGCTGCCAGCTTATGAACAACCCAGTGGCGGATTGCGGTGATGTGTGCTTGTGGATACTGTTGGCCACCCGATTCAGCTTTCTCCGCAAGACCGAGTCGGATTGCCTCACCAGCTATGGCGTCTCGGATACCGATCTCAGTTGATGGTAGTTGGTCGCCACTCACGCCAGTAAACCGCATAGCAAACGCACGAAATGGTTCTTGGCCGAACCCCGCTTGCTGAAGTTGCTGCATCCGAGTATCGTGCCCTGGATCTTCGATATCACCCACCGAATCATATACTTTTGTCACTTTGCCAACTCCGCGGTCTCGGTGAAATCTAATGAGTTCCCCTTCGATTTTTTGTCCGATTCGGGCTTTCTCTCCAGAAAAGTAGACAGGCAACCCGTCCACATACGCGATGAGACTACTGCCGTCGGTGTCATCTATCGTTGCCGTGAATGACTCGCCCTTTTTGATAGGGAGTTTGTCCCAGCGTTCACGAAGAATATTGAAGCGGATCCTGTAGCGTTTCCCACGTGCTCTTGCGTTCAGGATCTCTGCATATCCCGGTTCGCGTCCTACAACGTGCACTAAGTCGCCTTCATCTGCTTGTACTGGTCCGAGTTCGACGACTTCACCACCGGCAACGGCGAGTCCGAGGCCATACTCATCGATCTTATCCACCTCAATATAGGTTTGTTCGCCCTCTTGTGGAGGTTGGTCAGGAAGAAGGCCGCTTACATGGCGTCGAATGTGGTCTTTGTAATCGTCCGCGAGGACTTCCTCGGTCAGGCAAAGTGCGAAATGAATCGATGTTCCAGCTACTGAATCTGCCCCAAGGTACCGCAATCGAACCGAACGGCCGGGTTGGCACGTCACCGGGCCGATATTAATTCCTTCTCCTTCGTATTTGACAGTACAAGTTCTCCGTTTTCTCCGTTTCGTAATCTTGTCTACTTCCGCTGTAAACTCGTCACCGGGTTCCAGATTCATTGTTCCCCCTGCGGAAAGCAGATCGATACAGCCCCAATACCATTGAACCGGATCTCGAGTTCATTACAGCCGCTCTCTACCCAGTGGATGACCTCCGAGATAATATCACTGATTGCTGTTACGTCTCGGCTGATTGTCGGACCGAGCGATGCGCCTTCAGCAAATGTAGCGATCACTTCCAGTTCAAGGTCTTCTGGCCCGACATATTCGAGGTTGGTATGTAATAAATGAGGATTGAAACCAACGGGCATACGCTTTGAGGACGGACCTTCGATAGGTGAGAGAAAGTCACGATGTTCCTCATCTTGGATTTCAATACCAATTCGTCGTGATTCTGGCTCGGTTGCGTCTATGAACGTCGATTCTTCGGATGGGTGGAGGTGAATCAGACGATGCCGATCGGAGTTCCGCTGGTGGATACTCACACGACGCGATCCATCAGAGGGTATCTCAGTTGTGTAGTAACGGGGATTTCCCGCTCCAGTCCGATCGATTTCGACTGTCTCGTTTGCATCTTTGGGGATGGAAACGACCTCGAATATTGGATCGACCTCCTCGGAGGGAGTAACTCCAACGAGAACTGGTTCCTCTGGTGGTGCGTATAGGGGTGCCTCAACGGTTGGGTTTGTGTGTGCGGGTAATACAACGTCAGCATCGAAGCCGTAGTTTTCTGTACTAAGGCCTCCCCCATAGCGGTCGAGAAATGGTTCCGTCTTTTCGGACGCCCGGAACCCGACTAAGGATACATCTGCGAAGTCGTAGACGTCCACGAACGACACTTCGGATTTCGGGGGATTCTTTGAGACCAGATATACCCACATATCCTTGCGCACTTGGTGATCCGAGTTATATCGCTGCGCCCGAGTTTCGTCACCAACAAAGAGATCACCATGTTGGAGCCCCGAAGTAGTCCAAGTGCCGGTGATACTTCCGAGGGCATCTGGACCTGAGATTTGAAGTTCGTAACTATCCGCTGTTGGGTCAAGATCAAGCGTGACCTCTGCCTCCGATGGGTGGAAGTTACTCGGTACGGGGGGATGTGTGATTCCTGTTGCCTCGATTTCGACGTTTTCTAAGAGTGTGTCCACGTCCTCATCTTCTTGGATTTGATCCCAATCGAGTGATGGAACGATGCCAAATAATTCGATGCCACCGTCATGGCGTTGCCCTAGATAGGTTCGAATCGACCGCTCACGCTCACCCTCTTCGATGTCCGAGGTACGGAGATCCTCGATCATCTTTTCAACACCCTCGTCGCTGGACAGTGAACAGGAAATGTCCTCCAGAACGCCTTGCTTATGAGCGAAGTACTGGCGCTGAGTCCCAATACGAGGGGTTAGAAATTCACCACATTCTGGGCACCGGTAGTAGTCTGACTTACGTTGGGCCTCTTCTATTGGAGTTTTCGTTCCCTCCGGGTCGAGTCCGAAGGGGATAGAAAGTTTACTCACGAATGGATCGGAGCCCTCCGGTGTAAGTCCTGATAGTTCCCTTACGCATGTGTTATCAAACCTGAGGGACAGATAGAATAAATCTATTGAAGAAACACAAACATATAATCCTCCAAACAATTGTGGCAGGACCCCTTGGGTCGTTTAGGGGTGTGGACTGATCTGAGTCGATACTCTTTTGGATTTCAGCAGAGAACGATTTGCTACATCAACCAGATTACTATGGGTGCGAATTCTGAACGAGAAGTGGATTTTTCGCCTAATCTCCCGGACCAGTACCAACGCCGATTTGAGGCTCTGACCGATGAACTGATCGAATTTCAGGAGGACCTCGACAGGGAAGTTGCCATCAAGGACGAGATTCGCTATATCGAGAACGAAATCGAGGATGAAGTAACTGAAGGCCAGATTCGATATCTCGCAGCGTTAGAGGTTCTCCTAGATCTCATTGAGATCAACTATGACATTCGCAAAAACTCCGAACTACACGTAGTTCGGCCGGATCCTGATCGCTACAAAGACGACCCTGATGAGTTCAAGAAACAGGAACGCGCTGTCCTTCAGAAAGAACGACGGGCGCAGTTCCGAGAGGAAAGCGTCCGCGAGTTCGTCCGGAAAATGGAGCGAGACACCCGCGTAAATACGAATGGCGGGCGAAGTGTTCTTGAACTAATAACCGATGGGGAAGAACTCTACCAAGACTTAGCACCGCTTCAGGACCAGGACCAAGAGGAAATCGCCGAAGATCTAGAAGACGTTGTCCAACCCTACATACAGAAAGTAGAGACTGGGGAGAAATGTGATCACACCGAGTTGGACCTGATGGATATCTGGCGGTATTTCCGCTACACTTGGCTAACACCATATAACACGGTCCCTGGAAGAAACATCAACTTCCTTATTAGAAATGCAGCGAAGCCGAAAGACCCGGTGATGGGGATTGCGACACTGGCAAGCCCGATGATGAACCTGTCAGTCAGGGATGACTATATCGGCTGGACTATTGACGCGGTCGAAGATAAACTCCAGCGGAAGAAACGGGTTCACGAATACGAGGAGCAGCTGCCAGAAGAGAAGCGGACGCCGGACAAGAAAACTCGGACAGTCACCAATACAGAATGGCTAGAGACCGAGGAAGAATACGAAGAGAGGGTCAGCGAGTTCTGCTCCGATATACGAGAAGCCCTAGAGGACGCCATTAAGGACGCAATATCTAACATCCGACACGACGACTTTGCCGAGGAGCACCCTGAACTCTCTGAGGAAAGCTTCGTCAATCCCGACGAACGGGTTATCGAGATTCTTGAGCAGATAGAAGAGGAAGCCGAGCAGACCATTGAAAATGGTGAGGACGAGAACCCGGAGAAGATGGAGTCTTGGGAGGAAAGAAGTGAAACAGCCCTGTTCCGGAAAAAACGTGCTCGAGCACTTCAAAAGCTTCTCCGCGACCGAAAATACTTCCAAGAACACAGCGAAGAGGACGATGTCGAGTTCATCAGAACTGGGTTGAATAACGACTCCGGGCGGCGAGCTATCAAAACAGCTCTGAAGGAGATCAAAAAGGAGCGGGTCGGTGCCGGGATGATGAACATCATGGTCTGTGGCGCTATCCCTCCCTATAACCGTATTCTCGGCGGGAAGCTTGTGGCGATGGCCTTGACGGGTCCCAAGGTCATCGACATGTACCAGGACAAATACGGCGACTACCAGAGCGAAATCGCCAGCTCGATGAAAGGCGAAGCAGTGAGTAAACGGAATGAACTGGTTTTCCTCGACACCACTGGCCTGTTTGAGATTGGAAGTGCCCAGTACGACCGTATCCGGGTTCCAACCGAAAACGGCGAGATCGAATACGACCAGATCGGGTACACTGAAGGGTACGGTTCAATCCAGTTCGGTCCCGAAACACGAAAACGGATTAGTCAGGTCACACAGTTAGAGGAAGGTCGCAAGGTGGTCCGAGGTCGGTTCGGAGAAGGTGTCTCTCCTCGCATCCGGAAAATCCGCCGTGGCCTGAAGAACTGCGGTTTAGAGACGGATCTCTTGAAACACGAGTCTAGACGGATTGTGTACGGAATCGATCTGGCGGAGAACTCCCAAGACTATCTACTGGGAATCGACGACAACCCGGAATACTACTGGAAGTTCGACGACCCACAGAAGGAGCAGGAGTCAATCTATCAGTATTGGATTGATAGGTGGGCAAGCATGAGAGCGCAGAAACAAGACGTCTTGGAGAATATTAGGGAATTTGACAAGCAAGAATTCAAATTGAGCAGCGAGATCGATTTCGACAAACGGCAAGCCAGTCTCAGTGAGTTCATTATAAGCAACAGTTAACATGACGGGAACATTCGGTCACCAACATCAACGATAAATATGGGAATTGAAGCATCGACACTGAATCTACGATTCCTTTCACAGCTGGCACAGGGAGGCTTCGCTGAACAGCTCACTGACGAGCAACGCAGAGAAATACACATTACAACCCGTCTAGATGGTGAGGAATACCTACAGGACGCACTAGAAGATGGGAAGCAGGTCATTCTCACTGGGAACCCTGGAGACGGTAAAACACAGTACATCCTGCAGATGAAGCCTGAGTACCCGGAACCGGACTATTTCTATCTCTCTGACGCCTCCGAGTACGACGACTATACTGTCCTACTTGACAAATGGAAAGACGCCCTCGACGACGACCGACCTGGTATTCTCGCTATTAATGACGGCCCTCTTTACGAGATGACTACCCAACACGCCGACGACTATCCCTTCCTGGAAAAAGTTCGGAGCCAGTTCCAAAACCAGATAATCTACGACGAAGACCAAGCTGACAACGCTGATTTCGACTCTATCGTCGTCATCGATCTCAACAACAGAAACATTCTCACTCGAAAGGTCATCGGCCAAGCCATCGAGAATCTGACTTCGAATAAGTTCCTCAAAGAGAACAACGGCGACGACATCGACGGACACATCGCCTACAATATGGATAAGATGAGGAATGATCGTGTCCGAGAAAATATAATCCGGCTCCTACAGTCCGTGGGCCATCTGGACGCCCACGTCACCGTTCGTGACCTCCTGAACTTTCTCGCCTACTGCATTACTGGAGCCAAAGAAGAGAGCATCACCGAGTTTGACGAAGATCTGAAATACTACAACCTCGCCTTCAGTGGCAGCGGGAAGATCTTCACCCTCCTGAACGAATACTTCCATCCCCGTGACCTCACTCATCCATTTATCGACAGCAAACTTTGGGCTGACGCTGAAGAAGAGGTTTCACGGAGAGACGAAGAAGACTCAGAGGAAGAAGTCGACCAACGATTCATCGAGAAGAAACGTCAATTCTACTTTGAGGACGTAGCCATCAAAGACTACGACGCTCGCGACCTCTATCACGAGACCAACTACTCCTTCCATAACCAGCGGAACAGGGACCGTTCGGCTGAAAGCGTGAAAGAGGACGTCATAGAGATGATTAACAGCTATTTCATGCCGGATTCTTCCAAGGGCTCCGACCTCCGCGTCTGGCTCTCCCACAACTATCGATCTAAAAGCTCCCTATCCCTTATCTCCCGGACAGAAATTCCCAAGCGCGAGTTGAACCGCCGAGTCCCGCAGCTCCATCCCGAAATCAGCGATGCAATGGACTACAACCACGACCACCACGTTCTCGAATACGAAGGACGTGACTCAACAGTCAGGCTTCGGATTGATCCAGACCTATCAGAGACACTCGGTGCCCTGAACGGCAACATCCCTTACATCCTACGTGGAAGGGAAGAAGAACAGCAGTTGCTCGAATTTATGGAAGAAATCGAGTACAGGGAAAGCCACGATGAAGATTACGGCACCGTCCATATCATGGACACGGAAACTGGCGAACTCGAGATTCTGACAGTCAACGATGACCGGTACCAGATGGAGCGGAGGTGAACACCAATGCCAATGAGACTTAACGACGTAAACTCCGACGCATCGGAAGCCGCATTCGGATTCAAAGCAACCTCTGCCTCTCTAAAACCGGTGCATCTCTCCCAGGTCGTCTTCAGTAACGTTCTGGGATCTACTCACCAGTCGGAGGACCTGTTCAAATTCGTCGAGAAACCTGGGAAAACCCCCTCCAGCGACTTGGACGAGAAATACCACGGCCTGTTCGAGTCCTCCCGCGATCTCAGTGACGAACAAATGGACAATCTTCGGTACAGGATGCGGAAGGTCTTGGACAACGACAACGCCCTCTACGCAAGTAGTCCACGACACTCTGCAATGACCTCTATGAGCGACTGGTTCGTCGCCTACCGCCGAATCGGTGTAACACCGTCACAGTTCATCTACACCGTACTGGACGAATCTGACAGTGACATCAATCAGAAGCTGACCGACCAGCTTCAGGATCACCACGACGCTATCTCTCTCCTGTTCCGGCCACTGGCCAAAGACGGAGGGAAAGGCAACGTCACGGTCTCACCCTGGGAAGAACCTGTCCTGGGAGACGCATTCGGGGACGGGAAGATTGCGGATGAATTCGTCGAAGGCTTCGAAACCCTGTCGAAGCACCTGAAGGACTCCAACGGCGACTACGACCTGAACTACGCCCGTGACCTTCGCCGCACCATCAAATTCGGCGGGTTCCTGCTCTACGTCTATATGGCCAACCGGCATAATGAGATCCGGGATGACGAGGGCAAAGACGAACCTGTCCCAATCGTGCTGAACTACACCGGAAACAGGAACAACCCGGTAGCCGACGCCAGCCTTGAATCATTCCGCGTCGTCGGGTCGGAAATCCAGTTAGCCACTAGGCTTGGTGTCAAGCACGTCCTTGACCTGCAGGGCTTCAAAGACTACAGCGAGGAAGACGTCCTCCGAGAGCTCGAGAACCACAATTTCCTAGAACTGAACCGGAATAAGGAGGACAAGATCGAGCAGGACTACGAAAAATTCGAGCAGGTATTCCGAGCCTCGCGAGACCCCGAGAAGGATACCACCTTCCACAGGCTGGTGGATGCTGTAAGCAACGTCATCCACGACTTCTCGAACCGATTCGACACATACACACCGCAATCCACAGCCCAGACCTTCGCCTGGCGTGCCGGGATCCTCAAACCACGAGGAAACCGGGCGAACAAACGTAGGTATCGGCCCGACCCCGAGATGCTGGAACCCGTCCTACTCTCCGTAATCGAACCAGGCACGAGCATGTCTCTCCAAGATCTCTCAGAAGAACTCCGGGAACGGTACGGGATCATCGTGGGCGGAACCGAACAGGACCGTAGCCACCTGGCGGAGTGGGACATCCGCCTCGGTGCCAGCGCATCCGAAAGTGATCCGCTGAACAACCAGAACTACGAGGGCTTCAAAGAAGCAGTATCAAGCCTTGGATATGCTGAGGAATACGCGGACGGCGTTACCATCGTCTCTGTCCCCGAGGAGGAAATATGAGCGAAACCACACAGACACAAGACAGCTCATTCGAGAGCAACGAGGATCTGATCGGCAAAGCAATCGCCAACGAGACAGTCGACCAGCTGACCGAGGAAAACATCGGAGTTATAATCGAATCGCCACCCCGATTCGACGCTGAGGAGTTCGTCGATATTCTCTGCAGTAACGCACGGTACGATGTCGGCCTTGCTATGGTCAGCATCGATGAAGCAGACATCGACGATCTCCAGTCACGGACAGAGGACTCCTCCGTCAGACTCACAGACAAAGTTAGTGTCGCCGTCAACTGGCGGAATGGGACCGACACCGGATTCGAATGGGACGGACGCATCGAACCAGAGAAACTGGTGATTCTGGTTCGGGGAGACCACGCCCGCCTGAATTCGATGAAAGATTTCGAGGGTATGGTCGACTTGCCTCTGGCAGAAATCACGCGAGAAATCACCGACCAGATGCAGGCCCAGAAACAGTTCACCGACAGTCCCCCAGCCCAAGCTATCTGGGAAACCGTTGGCTCCGACCTCTACGACAGGTTCGAAATCCCTGCAGTTGCTGACTACGCAACGTCGACGCTCAAAGAATCAGAACAAGGTTCACTCGACGCCCTCGGAACCGAACTCTACAGACTGCGGCTGTTCAATGATCCGGGGCTTAACAACCCCGATGAAATCCCTGACAGGCTTTCCGATAACCTGGATCTCGTGCTGCGGGTCTCCCATATGTCGAATAGGGATCGACGCCGGCTCACTAACAGTGTCACCAAAGTCGACGACAGCGAAAGGGAAGAACGGGAACAATCTGTAGCCAAGCTTCGACGGTTCGAACGAACAGGTGACTCGGAGATCCTCGCCGACCTGACGTACAATGAGGTCAACGAGATATTCTCCACCTCCGGCCAGTCCAGCCAGCGACGTTCAACCACCAGCACTCGGAGAGACGTCGAATCCGCTAGCGTGGAGGCAGTCTTCGACGACAACAACGAGGAACTGGAACGGCTTTCAGAAGAGTTCGATGACCAATACCGAGAAGCCGTCGAGGAAGAAGAAAACCGGGTCGACATGGAGTTCACCGGAGATGAACAGTTGGCCTTTGACGTCAACGACGACCTCTACTACTTTATTGAGCACTTCGTCACCGAGGACTCCTTCGGTGGTATCATCCACAACCCAGAGGACAGGCAAAGCGCGATCAAGAACTTCCAGGCTCTGAGAACCGAGAAGTTCCAGCCACGAGGCGAAGACAGCAGCTTCGAAAAACTCCGTAGAGTGGCTGAGAACAGCGGCAAGTTCGAGGACTTAGTTGCATCCATCGACCGATACGTAACAGCCCGTAGCGAACTCGTCGACGCCCTACCAGGACTATTATCCGCACCGCTTATCCGGCTTCTCGGAGACGATGACCTGCTCGAATCCGCAGAAAACTACATAGAGGCCTACCGTGAGGTCCAGGACAAACTGGACAAGAAGTACCGGGAGATTCAGGACGTTAGCTCTGAAGGCTCCTCCAAGCTTCTCTCCGACTTCCTCCTATTCGACACCGTCATTCTCGAATACGAAGACGATAGAGAACTCGTCCTCTCCCCACTCCACCCGCTCCACCTCTGGAAGTACTCCGAACTGGCGCGAGAGATGAAGGATGAAAAAGAGTCGCTGACCGAGGAAGAACGCAACTTCCTCATCAACAGCGTCGAAGAACAGCCACACGTCCTCCGCAGCATCCACGTCGGCGGGAACTACAGACTGGCGGATGAGACCTATCTCGTACAATCCGCGGAGCTCGACAGGCTGCCTGTCTATACCCGAATCGAGAATGCTGCAGAAGGAACGAACTCCAAGTTCTACGACTACGTCCTCGACAAGTTCACGTCAGCATACCCACCGTCTCAACGCCACCTCAAGATCAGCGTCATCGATCCTCTAGATCCTGTGGACCTTCTCTCTGACATCGCTGACTTAGCGGAGAAAGAAGAAATCCAAGGCGCAACAGTGGAGTTCGCCTTCATCGAGGACGAAGAGAAACCTGTCCTCAACGGCACTGCCTCACCAAGCGTCTCCGAGGATATCACTAATCTGTTCGGCCCAGACAACGACTCTGGGGAGTTCGAGATCGTTACAACCGAACATCCCAGCTATGACTCATACGCCGAGAGCCTGAAAGGCGACCCACAGCACTTCATCCTGATTAACGACCAGAGCAACTTCAGCATCCAGACCTTTGAGCGTGATGCTGAGACCACAATCCACCCGCTGTACGTCCCGAAAGAGTTCGACTACGACCTGCTTGAGGACAAAATCAATATCTCGCCGTCGAAGGAAGGAGTCCTCTTCTCCGAATACCAGGACCTGATCAACCAGCTGTATAATCAGCGGCAGGCCATCCACAATGCTGAGGTCAACGAACTCAACGTCGAAAAGGAGACTATCGACGACCTCCTCGACTCCGCGATCTGGGTCTCCATATCCTCACCGCCGATGAACGGCAACCCATTCTGGAAGGACAACCTGATTTCCAGAGAACGACGCGGCGAACGCGACTTCGCCACGTACTCAGAGGATATCGACTACTTCCGACGGGTTCTCCGCCGCATTATTACCGAATACCGTCTCGCGCCTGACGACACCGACTTGGAGGATATCGCGGAGAGAATCGCTGACCTACAACAAAGCGGCCTTCTCCGCCTCATCACCCGGGAAACCCTCGGCAGCGGGAAATCCAGAAATACGAAGGGCCTGCTTGGCTCCATTATCGCCGTCCAGTGGCTCCAGCAGACGCTGGCAGATCCCAAGCTGATCTTCTCCATCGACAACCCGCGTACCCGGGAATGGCTGAATCTGGGGGACAGCGAAAGCCGGGCCGACATCCTTACTGTCCAGTTCGACGATGATGGTGGCCTTATCCTCGACATCATCGAAATCAAGACTCTGGAAGAAACTAGCGGCGCCTACACCGTCAAAGACGAAGATGGCACCAAGGTCGTGGAAGGAAACGCTGTCGACCAAGTCTTCGAGACGACAGACACAATCCGTGGCCTGTTCACAGGCGACAAAAACCTCACCACGTCGCCCCGGAAAGAGGCTCTCCGCGAACAACTGTACTACGAATTGACCTCCGCAGAAGGGATGGAGGGTAAGCAGGAGTGGGCAGACCGGATTAACGACGTATTCAACGGGGATGCCCAAATCGAGATCAACCCGAGGATCGTATCGGTCGAAGTCACCAGCGAAGCCACTTCGGACGAACGGATTGACGGCGTAACTCCGAACGCCCAGTCCATCAGGGTTGACAAGCTTCCCCGACAATCAATCAAGCGGCTGATTGTCAGCGGCATCGAGGACCGGGAAGACCAACGGCCGGAAGAGGATGCCGAAGAGGAAGCTGTCGCAGAAGAGGAAACGGACGAAATCGACGAAAGCGAGACGGAAGTCGACAGAGAGGAAACCGGTGGGGAAGAGGAAGACACCGTCGGCGACGACGAAAAGACAGACGTCAATACTGAATCTGCTGACCGGTTCGGCGATCCCGAAGAATACACTGACTTGGTAGAAACCCTGAAACGGGTTCTCAACGAGTTCAAGATCAACATCCGGAACATCGATCCCGACGATATCGATGTCGGACCAAACGTGGTACGCTTCAAGATCCGTCTGGCACCAGGCGAGAAACAGAGTTCCCTGGAGCAACGGACAGAGGACATCGCCCGGGAAATGGCGTTCGAGAAAGAACCGATCGTCCAGCGACTGCCTGGAACAGAGTACGTAGCTCTGGACGTCCCCCGGGAAAACAACGTTGTGGTACCTCAACGCGACTACAGAGACCGGTACAAGCCGTCCGACGAGATTGAGACATCCTCACTACCCTTCCTAGCAGGCGTTACACCAGACGGTGATGTCTACCGTTCTGATCTCTCTGAAGCACCACACATGTTGGTCGGCGGGGCAACAGGCAGCGGGAAGACCGTGTTCCTGTACTCCTTGATTATGAACTTCATGGAGCAGAAAGGCGAAGACAACGTCGAGTTCGCCTTAGTTGATCCGAAGGAGACCGACTTCATCTTCTTCGATGCTCTGCCAAACCTTTCTAACGGCGAAGTGATCACTGACGCCGAAGATGCTGCCAACCTGTTCGAGTGGCTCGTCGAGGACGAAATCCCACGTAGAAAACAGCTGCTGCGGGAAAGCGTATGCCGTGACATCGGAGAGTACAACGAGCAGAACCCTGATGACCAGATGAAGCCGATCGTCGTCATCATCGACGAATACAGCGACCTACTCCAGCAACTTGGAGAAGACGCTGACGACACCGAGGACAACGTGCGCCGAATCGCCCAAATCGCACGGGCACAGGGTATCCATCTCGTCATCTCTACCCAGCGACCTTCACACGAAGCTATCGACACGGACCTCCGTGCTAATCTGGATACTCGGGTGGCTTTCCGGCTTCCAAAGCAGTCTGACTCTCGAATTCTAATCGACGAAGGTGGAGCAGAGGAACTTGGCGGAGACGGAGACATGCTACTGAAAGAAGCGGACAGAACCACTCGGCTACAAGGCCTCTATGTAGATTCTGATGACATCCGTAACCTCATCAATCAATATCGGTGACCACTAGGAATGTAGAATTCGAATGCCGTTCTTGGCCCTCCACGACGGCACCGAGGTCATTCCGAATCAGGTACAGAAAGGGAGTCTCCTCGAGTGCCCGAAGTGCGGCGATCAATTGAAAATTCGCGATTCCCATCGCCGTAAGGGATCGTTCGTCGCACGGCATTTCTACCACGCTGCTGAAGAGGAGACTGACTGTGGCGGTGAATCTCCACCTCATTTGCGGATGAAGTCGATCGCGTATTCGAAGCTCACGACCGAGTATCCCGACGCTACAATAGGACTAGAACAGCAGCTGGGTGACCGGCGTGCCGATATTCTCGTTGAGTTTCCACAGCCTCGGTTCCCTGAGGGCCGTGGCATCGGCGTCGAAGTACAGCACAAACACGAGGACAAGGATGTCGACGCAGTAACCGCTGAGTATCTCGCTGTAGGGTACAGCGTCCTCTGGTTGGGAGAAGAGGACTTCTCCGGATTCAACGTCGATCTCTCTGGCATTCTCCCGACCTGGCCTCACGCGGTCCAACACGACTTCAGCGACGGGTATCACGGCGTCATCCACTGGCTCCGACAATCAAAGCCAGCCAATGCCTCGATGGACGTCGTCCTGCCGCGAGAATATCTAGCTGAACACAGCGAGGGTCTTCGTCGAGCATGGGAGTACGGGAAGTTCGATCAGGGAGGCCAATCGGACTGGAATGATCTCGGATTCTGGTGGTTGAGTGCCTCGTATGACCCGTACCAGAAGTGGTTCAAACTCACCGAGACGCCTGATGGGCGGACGATGCTTCAGCTCGGGAAGCAGGTCCGCGGTACTGAACACGTACTCGCTCCAGTTCAGACTGGACACTCTCGGAATCGGGGGAAGGTTCACAGCTTGGCTTACGAGGTGGATTCAGCAGATACCTCCGCTGGCGAATGGGCAGATATCGAAAAGGCGTGGCTGGAAACCGGCTTACAGAGCACTTCAGTTATCTTCAAGCTCGTTGCAACTCCGAGCGGGGAGCTCGCTCTTTCGCTGGGAAAGTACAAGGAACACAGCGACGATGGCGAGTTCATTACCGTCTCTACCGAGTTCAAGCGCAATCTCAAAGAGAGTCTCCACGAACTGGCTAACCATCTGGGGTGACCTGACTCGCCCGGAAACCCGCCCACAACGGTAAATGGACGGACTACAAACAGCAGTCAATAATGTCGGACGAGGCTGACGATTTGTATGATAA
This genomic window from Haloplanus sp. GDY1 contains:
- a CDS encoding Druantia anti-phage system protein DruA — protein: MGANSEREVDFSPNLPDQYQRRFEALTDELIEFQEDLDREVAIKDEIRYIENEIEDEVTEGQIRYLAALEVLLDLIEINYDIRKNSELHVVRPDPDRYKDDPDEFKKQERAVLQKERRAQFREESVREFVRKMERDTRVNTNGGRSVLELITDGEELYQDLAPLQDQDQEEIAEDLEDVVQPYIQKVETGEKCDHTELDLMDIWRYFRYTWLTPYNTVPGRNINFLIRNAAKPKDPVMGIATLASPMMNLSVRDDYIGWTIDAVEDKLQRKKRVHEYEEQLPEEKRTPDKKTRTVTNTEWLETEEEYEERVSEFCSDIREALEDAIKDAISNIRHDDFAEEHPELSEESFVNPDERVIEILEQIEEEAEQTIENGEDENPEKMESWEERSETALFRKKRARALQKLLRDRKYFQEHSEEDDVEFIRTGLNNDSGRRAIKTALKEIKKERVGAGMMNIMVCGAIPPYNRILGGKLVAMALTGPKVIDMYQDKYGDYQSEIASSMKGEAVSKRNELVFLDTTGLFEIGSAQYDRIRVPTENGEIEYDQIGYTEGYGSIQFGPETRKRISQVTQLEEGRKVVRGRFGEGVSPRIRKIRRGLKNCGLETDLLKHESRRIVYGIDLAENSQDYLLGIDDNPEYYWKFDDPQKEQESIYQYWIDRWASMRAQKQDVLENIREFDKQEFKLSSEIDFDKRQASLSEFIISNS
- a CDS encoding DNA translocase FtsK produces the protein MSETTQTQDSSFESNEDLIGKAIANETVDQLTEENIGVIIESPPRFDAEEFVDILCSNARYDVGLAMVSIDEADIDDLQSRTEDSSVRLTDKVSVAVNWRNGTDTGFEWDGRIEPEKLVILVRGDHARLNSMKDFEGMVDLPLAEITREITDQMQAQKQFTDSPPAQAIWETVGSDLYDRFEIPAVADYATSTLKESEQGSLDALGTELYRLRLFNDPGLNNPDEIPDRLSDNLDLVLRVSHMSNRDRRRLTNSVTKVDDSEREEREQSVAKLRRFERTGDSEILADLTYNEVNEIFSTSGQSSQRRSTTSTRRDVESASVEAVFDDNNEELERLSEEFDDQYREAVEEEENRVDMEFTGDEQLAFDVNDDLYYFIEHFVTEDSFGGIIHNPEDRQSAIKNFQALRTEKFQPRGEDSSFEKLRRVAENSGKFEDLVASIDRYVTARSELVDALPGLLSAPLIRLLGDDDLLESAENYIEAYREVQDKLDKKYREIQDVSSEGSSKLLSDFLLFDTVILEYEDDRELVLSPLHPLHLWKYSELAREMKDEKESLTEEERNFLINSVEEQPHVLRSIHVGGNYRLADETYLVQSAELDRLPVYTRIENAAEGTNSKFYDYVLDKFTSAYPPSQRHLKISVIDPLDPVDLLSDIADLAEKEEIQGATVEFAFIEDEEKPVLNGTASPSVSEDITNLFGPDNDSGEFEIVTTEHPSYDSYAESLKGDPQHFILINDQSNFSIQTFERDAETTIHPLYVPKEFDYDLLEDKINISPSKEGVLFSEYQDLINQLYNQRQAIHNAEVNELNVEKETIDDLLDSAIWVSISSPPMNGNPFWKDNLISRERRGERDFATYSEDIDYFRRVLRRIITEYRLAPDDTDLEDIAERIADLQQSGLLRLITRETLGSGKSRNTKGLLGSIIAVQWLQQTLADPKLIFSIDNPRTREWLNLGDSESRADILTVQFDDDGGLILDIIEIKTLEETSGAYTVKDEDGTKVVEGNAVDQVFETTDTIRGLFTGDKNLTTSPRKEALREQLYYELTSAEGMEGKQEWADRINDVFNGDAQIEINPRIVSVEVTSEATSDERIDGVTPNAQSIRVDKLPRQSIKRLIVSGIEDREDQRPEEDAEEEAVAEEETDEIDESETEVDREETGGEEEDTVGDDEKTDVNTESADRFGDPEEYTDLVETLKRVLNEFKINIRNIDPDDIDVGPNVVRFKIRLAPGEKQSSLEQRTEDIAREMAFEKEPIVQRLPGTEYVALDVPRENNVVVPQRDYRDRYKPSDEIETSSLPFLAGVTPDGDVYRSDLSEAPHMLVGGATGSGKTVFLYSLIMNFMEQKGEDNVEFALVDPKETDFIFFDALPNLSNGEVITDAEDAANLFEWLVEDEIPRRKQLLRESVCRDIGEYNEQNPDDQMKPIVVIIDEYSDLLQQLGEDADDTEDNVRRIAQIARAQGIHLVISTQRPSHEAIDTDLRANLDTRVAFRLPKQSDSRILIDEGGAEELGGDGDMLLKEADRTTRLQGLYVDSDDIRNLINQYR